The Drosophila mauritiana strain mau12 chromosome 2R, ASM438214v1, whole genome shotgun sequence genome has a segment encoding these proteins:
- the LOC117136071 gene encoding cathepsin L, which produces MRTAVLLPLLALLAVAQAVSFADVVMEEWHTFKLEHRKNYQDDTEERFRLKIFNENKHKIAKHNQRFAEGKVSFKLAVNKYADLLHHEFRQLMNGFNYTLHKQLRAADESFKGVTFISPAHVTLPKSVDWRTKGAVTAVKDQGHCGSCWAFSSTGALEGQHFRKSGVLVSLSEQNLVDCSTKYGNNGCNGGLMDNAFRYIKDNGGIDTEKSYPYEAIDDSCHFNKGTIGATDRGFTDIPQGDEKKMAEAVATVGPVSVAIDASHESFQFYSEGVYNEPQCDAQNLDHGVLVVGFGTDESGDDYWLVKNSWGTTWGDKGFIKMLRNKENQCGIASASSYPLV; this is translated from the exons ATGCGCACAGCTGTTTTGCTGCCACTTTTGGCCCTGCTGGCGGTGGCCCAGGCCGTTTCCTTCGCCGACGTGGTCATGGAGGAATGGCATACGTTCAAG CTGGAGCACCGCAAGAACTATCAGGATGATACCGAGGAGCGTTTCCGCCTCAAGATCTTCAATGAGAACAAGCACAAGATTGCCAAGCACAACCAGCGATTCGCCGAGGGCAAGGTGAGCTTCAAACTGGCGGTAAACAAGTACGCCGATTTGCTGCACCACGAATTCCGCCAGCTGATGAACGGGTTCAACTACACTCTGCACAAGCAGCTGCG TGCCGCCGATGAGAGCTTCAAGGGAGTCACCTTCATCTCGCCGGCTCATGTGACGCTGCCCAAGTCTGTGGACTGGCGCACCAAGGGAGCTGTGACCGCCGTCAAGGATCAGGGACACTGCGGCAGCTGCTGGGCCTTCTCCAGCACAGGCGCCCTCGAGGGTCAGCATTTCCGCAAGTCCGGTGTCCTCGTCTCGCTGTCCGAGCAGAATCTGGTCGATTGCTCCACCAAGTACGGCAACAATGGATGCAACGGCGGTCTCATGGACAATGCCTTCCGCTATATCAAGGATAATGGAGGCATCGACACCGAGAAGTCCTATCCCTACGAGGCCATCGATGACTCGTGCCACTTCAACAAGGGCACAATTGGAGCCACCGATCGTGGATTCACCGATATTCCCCAGGGTGATGAGAAGAAGATGGCCGAGGCTGTGGCCACCGTTGGTCCCGTTTCCGTCGCCATCGATGCCTCCCACGAGTCGTTCCAGTTCTACTCGGAGGGCGTCTACAACGAGCCCCAGTGTGATGCCCAGAATCTGGATCACGGTGTGCTGGTCGTTGGCTTCGGCACCGACGAGTCCGGCGATGATTACTGGCTGGTGAAGAACTCGTGGGGCACCACCTGGGGCGACAAGGGCTTCATCAAGATGCTGcgcaacaaggagaaccagTGCGGCATCGCCAGCGCCTCCAGCTACCCCCTGGTCTAG
- the LOC117136075 gene encoding uncharacterized protein LOC117136075, whose translation MTDVSANSLDVSVDVVWPTIIVLAMLVINGFVFAYIMRKRREYKSQEEELQQQQQPVSHATYAATSPTERHADADQEDDSCAIEMERL comes from the coding sequence ATGACCGATGTCAGTGCAAATAGTTTGGATGTATCGGTGGATGTGGTCTGGCCGACGATAATTGTCCTGGCCATGCTGGTCATAAATGGCTTCGTTTTCGCCTACATTATGCGCAAGCGGCGGGAGTACAAGAgccaggaggaggagctgcagcaacaacaacaacctgTTTCACACGCAACCTACGCGGCCACTTCGCCCACGGAACGGCATGCGGATGCGGATCAGGAGGACGATAGCTGTGCCATCGAGATGGAGCGACTGTAG
- the LOC117135822 gene encoding probable phenylalanine--tRNA ligase, mitochondrial — translation MLLTLRVQGARSWVKSTRCLASSAAPAKSPSSPPQLEVSGSTYATDGWTNVTPKILSYLGANKHLQTDHPLSIIRQRIVNYFYGAYRNQRGNPLFSVYDQMNPVVTVQQNFDNLLIPADHVSRQKSDCYYINQQHLLRAHTTAHQVELISGGLDNFLVVGEVYRRDEIDSTHYPVFHQADAVRLVTKDKLFERNPGLELFEETWSGTLPDPKLILPSSKFMDQTKQPCHTLEAVKLMEHEMKHVLVGLTKDLFGPRIKYRWVDTYFPFTQPSWELEIYFKDNWLEVLGCGIMRHEILQRSGVHQSIGYAFGVGLERLAMVLFDVPDIRLFWSNDSGFLSQFSEKDLHNLPKYKPISHYPQCTNDLSFWLPQDIEVDAGFSPNDFYDLVRSVAGDMVEQISLVDKFKHPKTGRSSVCFRIVYRHMERTLTQAEVNEIHKQIASASVDSFNVQIR, via the exons ATGCTTCTGACGCTTCGAGTGCAGGGAGCACGATCCTGGGTGAAGTCCACCCGCTGCCTGGCTAGCAGTGCGGCGCCTGCGAAGTCACCCTCATCGCCACCGCAGCTGGAGGTCAGTGGAAGCACGTACGCCACCGACGGATGGACGAACGTAACGCCCAAGATACTCTCCTACCTGGGGGCCAACAAGCACCTGCAGACGGACCACCCGCTGTCTATCATCCGCCAGAGGATCGTCAACTACTTCTATGGAGCGTATCGCAACCAAAGGGGCAATCCACTATTCTCCGTCTATGATCAAATGAATCCGGTGGTCACTGTGCAGCAGAACTTTGACAATCTGCTGATTCCCGCCGATCATGTGAGTCGACAGAAATCCGATTGCTACTACATCAATCAGCAGCATCTGCTGCGCGCCCACACCACCGCCCATCAGGTGGAACTGATCTCGGGCGGGCTGGACAACTTTCTGGTGGTGGGCGAGGTGTATCGACGGGACGAGATCGATAGTACCCACTATCCGGTGTTTCACCAGGCGGACGCTGTGCGGCTGGTCACCAAAGACAAGCTCTTCGAGCGCAATCCTGGCCTGGAACTCTTCGAAGAGACGTGGTCGGGTACGCTGCCCGATCCCAAGCTGATCCTGCCCTCCTCCAAGTTCATGGACCAAACCAAACAGCCCTGCCACACGCTCGAGGCCGTCAAGCTGATGGAGCACGAGATGAAGCATGTGCTGGTCGGCCTGACCAAGGATCTGTTTGGGCCGCGCATCAAGTACAGATGGGTGGACACCTATTTTCCCTTCACCCAGCCCTCCTGGGAGCTGGAGATCTATTTCAAGGACAACTGGCTGGAGGTCTTAGGCTGCGGCATCATGCGCCACGAAATCCTGCAGAGATCGGGCGTTCATCAATCGATTGGCTACGCCTTTGGCGTCGGCCTGGAGCGACTGGCCATGGTGCTGTTCGATGTACCCGACATCCGGCTCTTCTGGTCGAACGACAGTGGCTTTCTGTCGCAGTTTAGCGAAAAGGATCTGCACAATCTGCCCAAgtacaagcccatctcccacTATCCGCAGTGCACGAATGACTTGTCGTTCTGGCTGCCCCAGGACATTGAGGTAGATGCCGGCTTCTCGCCCAACGACTTCTACGATCTGGTCCGCTCTGTAGCTGGTGATATGGTGGAGCAG ATCAGCCTGGTGGACAAGTTTAAGCACCCGAAAACGGGCAGATCGAGCGTGTGCTTCCGCATTGTTTATCGCCATATGGAGCGCACCTTAACCCAGGCGGAGGTCAACGAAATCCACAAGCAGATCGCAAGTGCGAGCGTGGATAGTTTCAATGTGCAAATACGTTAG
- the LOC117135824 gene encoding sulfotransferase 1E1: MENTPLKFPHEIRDVEESTNAELLDHFHGERTGFVQVGSEGYFFPHKYKDEAERYYNFEARPDDVWIATVPRSGTTWTQELIWLVANGLDFEQAQQRPLTERFPFFEFPLFVHPEIKKELQQENRDSAEALEFIEKISRPGYEALSEMPRSQRRFIKTHFPFSLMPPSVLAKKCKVIYLVRDPKDVAVSYYHLNRLFRTQGYVGDFERYWRYFQNGLNPWLPYYSHVKEAQEHAHLPNVLFLRYEDMLADLPGAINSIASFLECPPKPEDMDRLLDHLSIKSFRENKSVNMHEMASVGVLNKGEAGFVRSGAKTACQPQQEFVENPKLLKSANDWVEENIKSFKTI; this comes from the exons ATGGAAAATACGCCTCTCAAGTTTCCACACGAAATTCGCGATGTGGAGGAGTCCACCAATGCTGAGCTATTGGATCACTTCCATG gtGAGCGAACTGGCTTCGTTCAGGTCGGATCGGAGGGTTACTTCTTTCCGCACAAGTACAAGGACGAGGCCGAGCGGTACTACAACTTTGAGGCACGACCGGATGACGTGTGGATAGCCACGGTGCCCAGATCGGGCACCACTTGGACGCAGGAGCTCATTTGGCTGGTGGCCAATGGGCTGGATTTTGAGCAGGCCCAGCAGCGACCACTGACCGAACGCTTTCCATTCTTTGA ATTTCCGCTCTTTGTGCATCCCGAAATCAAGAAAGAGCTGCAGCAGGAAAACCGAGACTCGGCTGAAGCTCTGGAGTTCATTGAGAAGATTTCTCGACCGGGTTACGAGGCTTTGAGCGAAATGCCACGCTCGCAACGACGGTTTATCAAAACGCATTTCCCCTTTTCACTGATGCCGCCTAGTGTTCTGGCAAAGAAGTGCAAGGTGATCTATTTGGTTCGTGATCCCAAGGATGTTGCAGTTTCCTACTACCATTTGAACAGGCTCTTCCGCACCCAAGGCTACGTCGGAGATTTCGAGCGTTACTGGCGCTATTTCCAAAACGGATTAA ATCCCTGGCTGCCCTATTACAGTCACGTTAAGGAGGCGCAGGAGCATGCCCATCTGCCCAATGTGCTTTTCCTGCGCTACGAGGACATGTTGGCTGATCTGCCAGGTGCAATCAACAGCATAGCCAGCTTCCTAGAGTGTCCACCGAAACCCGAGGATATGGATAGGCTACTCGATCATCTGAGCATCAAAAGCTTCCGCGAGAACAAGTCCGTAAACATGCACGAAATGGCTTCCGTTGGCGTTCTCAACAAAGGAGAGGCAGGATTCGTGCGCAGCGGAGCCAAGACAGCGTGTCAGCCGCAACAGGAGTTCGTGGAGAATCCGAAGCTTTTGAAGAGCGCCAACGATTGGGTGGAAGAGAATATTAAATCATTCAAGACCATATGA
- the LOC117135826 gene encoding uncharacterized protein LOC117135826 has product MHSGGRNSGQSAGTTPRGGGPNTISGAPVRSKLAAPLSTQTAGTRRTVHGGAGDGGTDAAWKQTGRLLGKHNPPSRLVQPTVASSLRASGNRQTAKQKFERAGHEKPRSVVPLAKDTETEVRKPTKQRVMSQAAKQAARDRLWPSKPAGVGLSSNFRKNRQPVPEDTNLLPDVEEETESKAPKSQELLETSVQTNESEILDHKLILGEVKMVCPSAQLVDQIDRERLELKEERERQSSRRFAAHEQQEELHLDELKEFSFRNAVTKRAPKKPPTYQYARYDNQYQNVFKSMDDFFSRVQNSVPKSESVTTIQERIKRKEEELLRLFDNVELNE; this is encoded by the coding sequence ATGCATTCAGGCGGTAGGAACAGTGGGCAAAGTGCGGGCACAACACCCCGAGGTGGAGGACCCAACACCATCTCCGGGGCCCCAGTGCGTTCCAAGTTAGCGGCACCTCTATCGACGCAGACGGCGGGAACACGGCGAACTGTTCACGGCGGAGCGGGCGATGGGGGAACCGATGCGGCTTGGAAGCAGACCGGTCGTCTCCTTGGCAAGCACAATCCACCTTCTCGGCTCGTCCAGCCCACGGTAGCCTCTTCGCTGAGGGCCAGCGGCAACAGGCAGACGGCCAAGCAGAAGTTCGAGAGAGCGGGCCATGAGAAGCCCAGATCAGTGGTGCCCTTGGCCAAGGACACCGAAACGGAAGTCAGGAAGCCAACGAAGCAGCGTGTGATGTCGCAAGCAGCCAAACAGGCGGCACGGGATCGTCTCTGGCCCAGCAAACCGGCGGGCGTGGGTTTGAGCTCGAATTTCCGCAAGAATAGGCAGCCAGTGCCAGAGGATACCAATCTTTTGCCGGATGTCGAGGAGGAGACAGAATCGAAGGCGCCCAAGTCTCAGGAGCTACTGGAGACCAGCGTCCAGACGAACGAGTCTGAGATCCTCGATCATAAGCTAATCCTTGGCGAGGTGAAGATGGTTTGCCCCTCGGCGCAGCTGGTCGATCAAATAGATCGGGAACGGCTCGAGCTTAAGGAGGAAAGAGAGCGACAATCGTCGCGCAGGTTTGCTGCCCACGAGCAGCAGGAGGAACTGCATCTGGACGAACTGAAGGAGTTCTCGTTCCGGAATGCCGTGACCAAGAGGGCGCCCAAGAAACCACCAACGTACCAGTACGCTCGCTATGATAATCAGTATCAGAACGTTTTCAAGTCCATGGACGATTTCTTCAGCCGGGTCCAGAACTCAGTGCCCAAGTCAGAATCCGTGACCACCATCCAGGAGCGCATCAAGCgcaaggaggaggagctgctcAGGCTCTTCGACAATGTCGAGCTGAACGAATAA